The following is a genomic window from Pseudothermotoga thermarum DSM 5069.
AACACTTGATCCAGAGGTCAGGAAACAAGCTTACTTCAAGATCCAGCAGATAATCTACAGAGATATGCCAAGCATTCCTGCGTTCTTCTCTGCTCACTGGTACGAATATTCGACCAGATATTGGATCAACTGGCCAAACGAAAACAACCTGGCTTGGTTCAGACCAGCACCATGGCATGGTGACACATGGCCTACCTTGTTCATAATCTCGAAGAAAACTGATCCAAAGCCAATTCCAACCTGGCTGAAAACAGTCGATGAAGGTGGAATGGGAATACCAACCGCAAAGGTCTTCAATGATCTTCAAAAAGCCGCAAAGTGACACTTGCCCCGGGCTGCAAGGCCCGGGGATGATATGCAAAACAGGGAGAGTGAGAGATAAATGTCGTTAAAGCCCATGATGAAATATCTTCTGCGAAGGTTTGTCTTTCTTCTCATTACGTATCTAGTGGCTACCACGATTGTTTTTATTCTGCCAAGAGCTATACCGGGAAATCCACTGGCTCAATTATTGGGAAATCTTTCCAGAGTGGCCCAAGCAAATCCTGAAGCTGTCAGAGCTGCTGAGAGAAGATTAATGGAAGAATTTGGTCTTGATAAACCTTGGTATGTTCAATATTTTGAATTCATTGGAAAAACTTTGAGAGGAGATCTTGGAACTTCTATTGCCTTTTATCCCAGAAAGGTTGTGGATTTAATAATACCGGTTATACCTTGGACTCTTGCGCTTCTTCTCCCTGCAACGGTTGTGGCATGGATACTTGGAAACAGTTTAGGCGCTTTGGCAGCCTTTAGAAGAAATTCATGGATAGACAAGGGTGTGCTTACAACATCACTTATTGTCTCGCAAATTCCATATTACTGGCTTGGAATGATATTCATCTTTTTCTTTGGAGTGAGACTCGGCTGGTTACCCGTTCAGGGTGCTTACTCTCAAGGCACGATACCAAGTCTAAGCTGGTCGTTCTTCGTTGATGTGGCAAAACACTATATCCTTCCGTTCCTGTCCATAGTTGTGTCAGCAATGGGTGGTTGGGCAATAGGAATGAGGCTGATGGTTATATACGAACTTGGAAGCGATTATGCCATGTTCTCGGAGTATTTGGGAATGAAGGATGAGAGGATTTTCAAATACGTTTTTAGAAACTCACTGCTTCCACAGGTGACAGGGCTTGCTCTAAGTTTAGGTGGGATTCTTGGAGGAGCCTTAATAACAGAGATCGTTTTCAATTACCCCGGTACAGGCTATTTGCTTTTCAGAGCTTTGACAACGCTTGATTATTCGTTGATACAAGGGATATTTGTTATACTTATTGCCTCCGTATACCTTGCTAACTTTGTCGTGGATTTTCTATATGCATTGATAGATCCAAGAATAAGACTAGGTCAGGAGGCTTGAAAACTATGTTTTTGATAATGATAAAGCCGTTGTTCAAAAACAAAAAGTTCTTGGTAGGAATTTCCATCTTTCTGTTCTTTTTGCTTCTTGGTATCTTAGGGCCAGTTTTCTACAAAGTTGATCCA
Proteins encoded in this region:
- a CDS encoding ABC transporter permease — translated: MSLKPMMKYLLRRFVFLLITYLVATTIVFILPRAIPGNPLAQLLGNLSRVAQANPEAVRAAERRLMEEFGLDKPWYVQYFEFIGKTLRGDLGTSIAFYPRKVVDLIIPVIPWTLALLLPATVVAWILGNSLGALAAFRRNSWIDKGVLTTSLIVSQIPYYWLGMIFIFFFGVRLGWLPVQGAYSQGTIPSLSWSFFVDVAKHYILPFLSIVVSAMGGWAIGMRLMVIYELGSDYAMFSEYLGMKDERIFKYVFRNSLLPQVTGLALSLGGILGGALITEIVFNYPGTGYLLFRALTTLDYSLIQGIFVILIASVYLANFVVDFLYALIDPRIRLGQEA